The following coding sequences are from one Melanotaenia boesemani isolate fMelBoe1 chromosome 19, fMelBoe1.pri, whole genome shotgun sequence window:
- the LOC121630420 gene encoding uncharacterized protein LOC121630420, translating into MDMDLGRVTLWRGTRSVNVRHMDLTLDNISRIFKLIPSTIYLIKDGGDVLLPSTTGYIDDDDLHRCEVCGDEERSEAVPVPPARQPAFTFMTRPSTSTGHAGPPTPRPAKLFTRNILLGRVERGSLTIDGASLIVEFSLADATIPAMSEKVRRELRSDMDIVLCDGHGNKLNALFTRSFDEIKCFIQASFNSFSRGLAFWRQNARKVVAVPQLDFEELQRRKKRRSGVTEESHITNMEELVLAAEQLPAITKALQDLGQFARANKVSTIALTDEEVASVKATFKCVICRDPMRNPVASSCCRGLIGCQVCIDQWVAHEPSCPKCRDADFVTKMFEMTGMEETVQLLKDTIRD; encoded by the exons ATGGATATGGATCTCGGAAGAGTGACTTTGTGGCGTGGGACCCGCAGTGTTAATGTTCGGCACATGGACCTGACACTGGACAACATTTCCCGGATTTTTAAG CTGATCCCATCCACAATTTATCTAATAAAGGACGGTGGTGATGTCCTACTGCCCAGCACCACAGGCTACATCGATGATGATGACTTACATCGATGTGAGGTCTGTGGGGATGAGGAGCGGTCTGAAGCGGTTCCTG TTCCTCCTGCAAGACAGCCAGCCTTCACCTTTATGACAAGACCATCTACATCCACCGGACATGCTGGGCCCCCTACCCCACGTCCTGCCAAACTTTTCACCAG GAATATATTACTTGGAAGGGTGGAAAGAGGCAGCCTGACGATAGATGGTGCCTCACTCATTGTGGAGTTCAGCCTGGCTGATGCCACAATTCCAGCAATGTCTGAAAAAGTGAGGAGGGAGCTGAGGAGCGATATGGACATTGTTCTATGCGATGGACATGGGAACAAGTTA AATGCCTTGTTCACTCGATCCTttgatgaaattaaatgttttattcaggcAAGCTTCAACTCTTTTTCAAGAG GCCTAGCCTTCTGGAGACAAAATGCCAGGAAGGTTGTTGCTGTCCCACAACTGGACTTTGAGGAGCtgcaaaggaggaagaagaggaggagtgg TGTCACAGAGGAGAGCCACATCACAAACATGGAGGAGCTGGTCCTGGCAGCAGAACAGCTGCCAGCAATCACCAAAGCCCTCCAAGACCTCGGACAATTTGCCAGGGCCAATAAAGTTAGCACAATAGCCTTGACGGATGAGGAGGTGGCATCAGTCAAGGCCACATTCAAATGCGTCATATGCAGAG ATCCAATGAGGAACCCTGTGGCAAGCTCATGCTGCCGTGGCCTGATAGGTTGCCAGGTGTGCATTGATCAATGGGTGGCCCATGAACCCAGCTGCCCAAAGTGCCGGGATGCAGACTTTGttacaaaaatgtttgaaatgacaGGCATGGAGGAGACTGTTCAGTTACTCAAAGACACTATTcgtgattga